In one window of Methanolobus mangrovi DNA:
- a CDS encoding ATP-binding cassette domain-containing protein, with product MTEILNLTIIGGVNKDGVDEPIRSVEISRGEIVGIVGPTGSGKSTLIDDIEQLAQGDTPTGRTLLINGEKPDADIRVDPRQKLVAQLSQNMHFLADMTVEEFLEMHARSRGKDTSLVARVIELANTLTGEPIAAHHHLTALSGGQSRSLMTADIAVISDSPVVLIDEVENAGIKKQEALQLLAGEGKIVVVVTHDPVLALMSSRRIVIRNGGMVDIITTSQQEQDVCGRITEVDNWLMSLRDTIRRGDIVEGIA from the coding sequence ATGACTGAAATATTGAATCTTACTATAATTGGCGGTGTCAACAAGGACGGCGTTGATGAACCTATAAGGTCAGTTGAAATATCTCGTGGCGAGATCGTGGGTATTGTCGGTCCCACAGGCTCTGGAAAGAGTACGCTTATCGATGACATAGAGCAGCTTGCACAGGGTGACACTCCGACAGGCAGGACACTTCTTATCAATGGTGAAAAACCAGATGCGGATATACGTGTGGATCCTCGTCAGAAACTCGTGGCCCAGTTATCCCAGAACATGCATTTCCTTGCTGACATGACGGTTGAGGAATTCCTGGAGATGCACGCACGCAGCAGGGGAAAGGACACAAGCCTTGTTGCAAGGGTTATAGAGCTTGCAAACACCCTTACAGGTGAACCTATTGCCGCGCATCACCATCTTACAGCTCTTAGCGGTGGTCAGTCCAGATCGCTCATGACCGCGGACATCGCAGTGATAAGTGATTCTCCTGTGGTGCTTATTGATGAAGTAGAGAACGCAGGGATAAAAAAACAGGAAGCTCTCCAGTTACTTGCAGGCGAAGGTAAGATCGTTGTAGTGGTCACACATGACCCGGTACTTGCTCTGATGTCTTCCCGTAGGATAGTCATCAGGAACGGTGGCATGGTGGATATTATTACCACAAGCCAGCAGGAGCAGGATGTCTGTGGAAGGATCACCGAGGTAGATAACTGGCTCATGTCTCTCAGGGATACCATCCGGCGCGGCGATATTGTTGAGGGCATTGCATGA
- a CDS encoding IMPACT family protein, giving the protein MSTCITLKETGQAQKKFRNSIFIACAVPVTDEDDAKKFIKLIKSKHTDANHNVSAYLINADNVLAMKYDDDGEPAGSSGKPVFRVLEMKELSNVAVVVSRYFGGIKLGFGGLARAYRETAIEAIENAGTVEVRDRTLVHMESDYSNIDAVTKLVSEYGTILEAKYTDVVHFTVEVDSESKDALIEKVINVTKNRVIIK; this is encoded by the coding sequence GTGTCAACCTGCATAACATTGAAAGAAACAGGGCAGGCTCAGAAGAAGTTCAGGAATTCGATATTCATTGCCTGCGCAGTTCCCGTAACAGATGAAGATGATGCAAAAAAATTCATCAAATTGATCAAAAGTAAACATACTGATGCAAATCACAATGTTTCTGCATACCTTATAAATGCAGATAATGTGCTCGCGATGAAATATGATGATGATGGAGAACCAGCCGGTAGTTCAGGAAAGCCAGTATTCAGAGTTCTGGAGATGAAGGAACTCAGCAATGTGGCGGTGGTGGTAAGCAGATATTTTGGTGGTATTAAACTGGGTTTTGGGGGGCTTGCCAGAGCATACAGGGAGACAGCGATTGAAGCTATAGAGAATGCGGGGACTGTCGAGGTACGGGATAGGACACTCGTCCATATGGAATCCGATTATTCGAATATTGATGCTGTTACCAAACTGGTTTCGGAGTACGGAACTATCCTGGAAGCAAAATATACAGACGTAGTGCATTTTACAGTAGAGGTCGATTCTGAGTCAAAGGATGCATTAATAGAAAAGGTTATCAATGTAACTAAGAACAGGGTTATTATTAAATAA
- a CDS encoding GTP-binding protein — MKLVVVAGTPGSGKTSVLLHTIKALIRHGKNPAVVKVDCLWTDDDQRFKKLDIPVHVGLAKDMCPDHFTIYNTDEMLKWAEDEGADVLFSETAGLCLRCAPYPDECLAVCVIDVTTGPNTPLKVGPLLTTADVVVTTKGDLVSQAEREVFRERVLEVNPGCKIVEANGLTGKGAFELAETVRLGPDVCDNMVLRYNPPLAICSLCTGETRVARKHHMGVLRRLDGFMEYKGE, encoded by the coding sequence ATGAAACTGGTAGTAGTTGCCGGCACGCCGGGTTCCGGGAAGACATCAGTTCTGCTTCACACGATAAAAGCTCTCATAAGACATGGTAAAAATCCAGCTGTTGTCAAAGTAGATTGTCTCTGGACAGATGATGACCAGCGTTTCAAGAAACTGGATATTCCGGTTCATGTGGGTCTTGCCAAGGACATGTGTCCTGACCATTTTACCATTTATAACACTGATGAAATGCTCAAATGGGCCGAAGATGAAGGCGCAGATGTCCTGTTTAGCGAAACAGCCGGACTTTGCCTGCGCTGTGCCCCATACCCCGATGAGTGCCTTGCAGTATGTGTTATTGATGTAACCACAGGCCCCAACACGCCGTTGAAGGTTGGTCCCCTTCTGACTACTGCTGATGTAGTTGTCACGACAAAAGGTGACCTTGTATCCCAGGCAGAACGTGAGGTTTTCAGGGAACGTGTGCTTGAGGTGAATCCCGGGTGTAAGATCGTGGAGGCCAATGGTCTCACGGGAAAAGGTGCATTCGAACTTGCAGAAACGGTACGTTTGGGCCCGGATGTTTGCGATAACATGGTTCTGCGCTATAACCCTCCTCTTGCCATATGTTCCCTGTGTACCGGGGAAACCCGTGTTGCAAGGAAACACCACATGGGTGTTTTGAGGCGCCTTGACGGATTTATGGAATACAAGGGAGAATAA
- the comD gene encoding sulfopyruvate decarboxylase subunit alpha — translation MTQSLSVAPTPSESTFKGIKDAGIDFIVSVPCANLKELIPMVDEAHDIIHLPVTREEEGVGVCAGAYMGGKKPAMLMQNSGLGNSINALASLNMLYGIPLLMIMSHRGVEGEPIVAQVPMGELTPKLLETMDIPYFLPEKGVDPADIIVKAWNVASEQKKPVAVLLPIPFWRRQA, via the coding sequence ATGACACAATCTTTATCAGTTGCTCCTACTCCTTCTGAATCCACATTCAAAGGAATCAAGGATGCTGGAATTGATTTTATTGTCAGCGTGCCCTGTGCCAATCTCAAGGAACTTATTCCTATGGTGGATGAAGCTCATGATATCATTCATCTGCCTGTGACCCGCGAGGAGGAAGGCGTGGGCGTATGTGCAGGTGCTTATATGGGCGGAAAAAAGCCAGCAATGCTTATGCAGAACTCGGGTCTTGGTAATTCTATCAATGCTCTTGCTTCACTCAACATGCTCTATGGCATCCCACTTTTGATGATAATGAGCCACAGGGGTGTTGAAGGTGAACCAATAGTTGCCCAGGTACCAATGGGTGAGCTAACTCCCAAACTGCTTGAGACAATGGATATTCCCTATTTCCTGCCGGAGAAAGGGGTCGACCCGGCAGATATTATTGTGAAGGCATGGAATGTGGCATCTGAACAGAAAAAACCTGTAGCTGTACTTTTGCCCATACCTTTCTGGAGGCGTCAGGCATGA
- the comE gene encoding sulfopyruvate decarboxylase subunit beta, with product MKRIDAINEIAAKAKESGALLIGNIGIPCKEIHHVCDVPTNFYMLGSMGLASSIGLGLALSRPDKKVITIEGDGSILMNMGTLATIASQEPDNYLLVIVDNGAYGSTGNQPTATSKNTDLAAVAKGAGNKNVYVVANPEDLRETLRSTDKGIIVVKAEPGNTEAPVIEMTPEVILKRFMDISSQPSR from the coding sequence ATGAAGCGTATAGATGCCATAAACGAGATCGCTGCAAAGGCAAAGGAAAGTGGGGCGTTGCTAATCGGTAACATCGGTATTCCATGTAAAGAGATACATCATGTTTGTGATGTTCCTACAAATTTCTACATGCTGGGTTCCATGGGACTTGCATCTTCCATAGGTCTTGGTCTTGCATTATCCCGGCCGGATAAAAAGGTCATTACGATAGAAGGAGACGGCTCCATATTGATGAACATGGGAACTCTTGCAACAATAGCGTCGCAGGAGCCGGATAACTACCTTCTGGTCATTGTTGACAACGGTGCTTATGGTTCAACCGGCAACCAGCCAACAGCCACATCAAAGAACACAGACCTTGCAGCGGTTGCAAAAGGCGCTGGAAACAAGAATGTTTACGTGGTAGCTAATCCCGAGGACCTGAGGGAAACCCTTAGATCCACGGATAAAGGAATAATTGTAGTAAAAGCGGAACCGGGCAATACTGAAGCTCCGGTTATCGAGATGACTCCTGAAGTTATCCTGAAAAGGTTTATGGATATATCTTCTCAACCATCTCGTTGA
- a CDS encoding (Fe-S)-binding protein, which yields MSEIEKLLPGYNCGSCGYRQCRDFAAELKNSDDLQKCPFLSRDNFQDNVKKILTLLGEDVHKDEKIIGIIDALEADFTLAPLKDECSCREDIHPFDGSVEVEIGDILRYRPLGCPVTHFAKVIDMIPGAIYTVHLVGPLHRLGNDDFKFKDVGLCMILAFDGKIAKGKIPKVGQTVKFVPEYCMMQKVHSGMVVGVEGRNVRIEAIDLKVW from the coding sequence ATGAGCGAGATAGAAAAACTGCTTCCGGGTTATAATTGCGGAAGCTGTGGATATCGCCAGTGCAGGGATTTTGCCGCTGAACTCAAAAACTCGGATGATCTGCAAAAATGTCCTTTCCTTTCCCGCGACAATTTCCAGGACAATGTGAAAAAGATATTGACTCTCCTGGGTGAAGATGTTCACAAAGATGAAAAGATAATTGGAATAATTGATGCTCTTGAAGCAGACTTCACGCTTGCTCCTCTTAAAGATGAATGCTCATGCAGGGAAGATATCCATCCCTTTGACGGCTCAGTGGAAGTAGAAATAGGTGACATCCTGCGCTACAGGCCACTTGGATGCCCTGTAACTCATTTTGCGAAAGTCATCGACATGATTCCGGGTGCCATCTACACGGTCCATCTTGTAGGGCCACTACACAGGCTTGGAAATGACGATTTCAAATTCAAGGATGTAGGTCTCTGTATGATACTTGCTTTTGATGGCAAGATTGCAAAAGGTAAGATCCCGAAAGTTGGGCAGACTGTGAAGTTCGTTCCTGAATACTGCATGATGCAGAAGGTCCACTCCGGCATGGTCGTGGGTGTGGAAGGCAGGAACGTTCGTATCGAGGCAATAGACCTCAAAGTATGGTGA
- a CDS encoding cysteate synthase: MNKYSVKCLLCGEVHDPYSLNCKKGDDSFLRAYYTAKQLMPTDMPGIWRYYNWLPTEGIIEEGSGRTVTYKSENLASALGLDDLWIAFNGYWPEKNAYIMTCTFKDLESFPTMQRLREQGDKRIIVVASAGNTARAFAHACSVTGQPLLLVVPKDSAHRLWTLHDDNHSVCLVTVEGDYFDAISLAGKLASREGFVNEGGAKNVARRDGMGTVMLDAVLTSNELPAHYFQAVGSGTGGISAWEASMRLLEDGRFGDTLPKLQLGQNLPCAPLYSLWNDVDAVDAACPEGMYDDVLFNRKPPFAIKGGVKDALEATGGILYAVNNKEASEAQELFERSEGIDINPAAAVAVASLVQAVKAGNVKSTEKIVLNITGGGQKRLMQDYELKQLPVSLTVSAKDEDAEAKVVTKAAELFGALL, encoded by the coding sequence ATGAACAAGTACAGTGTGAAATGCCTGCTGTGTGGCGAAGTTCACGACCCTTATTCATTGAACTGCAAAAAGGGTGATGATTCTTTTCTTCGTGCTTATTACACAGCAAAACAGTTGATGCCAACTGATATGCCTGGTATCTGGAGATATTACAACTGGCTGCCCACAGAAGGTATCATAGAAGAAGGTTCCGGAAGAACTGTCACTTATAAGAGTGAGAACCTTGCTTCAGCTCTTGGCCTTGATGATCTGTGGATCGCTTTTAACGGTTACTGGCCTGAGAAGAATGCATACATTATGACCTGCACTTTCAAGGACCTTGAATCGTTCCCCACCATGCAGAGACTCAGGGAACAGGGGGATAAAAGAATAATCGTAGTGGCATCCGCAGGCAATACTGCCAGGGCATTTGCTCATGCATGCAGTGTAACGGGCCAGCCTCTGCTTCTTGTAGTTCCTAAGGACAGCGCCCACAGGTTGTGGACGCTACATGATGATAATCACTCAGTATGCCTTGTTACGGTTGAAGGCGACTATTTCGATGCAATATCCCTTGCGGGTAAGCTGGCATCCAGAGAAGGTTTTGTGAATGAGGGTGGTGCTAAGAATGTTGCCAGACGAGATGGCATGGGCACTGTAATGCTGGATGCAGTCCTTACTTCCAATGAACTGCCGGCTCATTATTTCCAGGCAGTTGGCAGCGGCACAGGCGGTATATCAGCATGGGAAGCATCCATGAGATTACTTGAGGATGGAAGATTTGGAGACACTTTGCCAAAACTCCAGCTTGGTCAGAATCTTCCGTGTGCTCCGCTATATTCTCTCTGGAATGATGTTGATGCAGTAGATGCTGCATGTCCCGAAGGAATGTATGATGATGTTCTCTTTAACCGGAAACCTCCATTTGCTATAAAAGGCGGTGTAAAAGATGCCCTTGAAGCAACAGGCGGAATCCTCTATGCAGTAAACAACAAAGAGGCATCTGAAGCTCAGGAACTCTTTGAGAGATCCGAGGGTATAGACATAAATCCTGCTGCTGCAGTTGCAGTCGCTTCACTGGTGCAGGCTGTAAAAGCCGGTAATGTCAAATCAACTGAAAAAATTGTCCTGAATATCACAGGCGGCGGTCAAAAACGATTGATGCAGGATTATGAATTAAAACAACTACCTGTTTCCCTTACGGTATCAGCAAAGGACGAAGACGCAGAGGCTAAGGTAGTAACAAAGGCAGCAGAATTATTTGGTGCATTATTATGA
- a CDS encoding tetratricopeptide repeat protein, translating to MVFKNPVIYIILLLMLSPLCPLAVSLGQEARGMNSIAVSMTENGTYDEALLYYDKALETEPDYIQALDNKGSTLFLMGDYSEASKAYDGVLSRYPDSSAALFKKGMSLSRQGNHEDALVYYDRSLQLLSNESVSDYEPIFDIGLFTFLDASQGYEINDITYDSRLPSVWYQKALSLEALERHNESLYYYDLILDFANSHSTELSRHAASLYDLGKYNESIGVYDEALEIEPDNAAYWYGKGLAYDKLGDFQNAITAYDRALDFAPGNLNAHYNKAQDLEALGQFQLAVQQYDKILTVDPYAVDAWYKVGKVYEQLGNYDSALKAYGQVLIYEPENADAWSCKGNVLNKMGRYAEAIEAYDKALKLGPDSTSVESFGSGANLFGVPMEVSVCYGNTPEFESDSALLWFNKGLAFYKMADYENAIEAFDNAGAIEPDFPMLWYKMANSYDSLELYDEAVGSYEKALKIDDSCARVYYDLALDYDRLGEYSDAQKAYLKAAKLEPNFTSALYNRALDLDNLGKYDDSVEVYEQVLELHPESVDAWLRKGNALHELGRYDEAIVSYEQVLQLNPTHSVARFQLNVNQDLLGNKNGSASYYPTTSTLFGVMDDDVFSSDLFIWYTSNPFSNDNINDLDDAEILGDVISYDRVWVSRGSSFESMSMPELAIDSYTKAILLNPDSAEAWTSMASSYDKLGNYADAVASYEKAVLIDPDNSEAWYSKGLSHYNNGDDQLAIESFERVLQKEPANYNALYFKASAYDNLGMYSESLRSYEVILQKDTQNTDVWYKAGYAAYQLGTYDRSIDAFNNVLKYDPTNVTVLKLQSSAADNLGRYEMALSFYDRVLAITPADSIAMFGQASVYENLGRYEDALATYDIILELEPGNTKALNSKGFTYYLMGDLASASSTFEMAASSDPTSASAWYHLGMLSYLRSSYTGSIYYYDKALELDPSCTTAWYNKGFILNILGDVDAAVECYDKVLAIDPNSASALYNKQFALYRIGKSVTADATKEKLDSIDPSFAASLDDRGTEFFLPSSYSDTLDYKLPQRWYNSTVE from the coding sequence ATGGTCTTTAAAAATCCTGTCATATATATAATCCTCTTATTGATGTTATCTCCTCTCTGCCCTTTAGCTGTTAGTCTGGGGCAGGAAGCCAGGGGTATGAATTCAATAGCAGTCTCTATGACTGAAAATGGCACATACGATGAAGCTCTTCTTTATTATGATAAAGCTCTTGAAACAGAACCTGATTATATTCAGGCACTGGATAACAAAGGTTCAACACTTTTCCTGATGGGAGACTACAGTGAAGCGTCAAAGGCATACGATGGTGTACTTTCCAGATATCCGGATTCCTCCGCAGCTCTTTTCAAAAAAGGTATGTCTCTGTCCCGACAGGGCAACCATGAAGATGCACTCGTCTATTATGACAGGTCCCTCCAATTGCTCTCAAATGAAAGTGTTTCCGATTACGAGCCAATCTTTGACATCGGTCTTTTTACCTTTTTGGACGCTTCTCAGGGATACGAAATAAATGATATAACCTATGATTCCCGGCTTCCAAGTGTCTGGTATCAGAAAGCCCTGTCACTTGAAGCTCTTGAAAGGCACAATGAATCCCTTTACTATTATGATCTCATTCTGGACTTTGCTAATTCACATTCTACTGAACTTTCAAGACATGCGGCCAGCTTATATGATCTTGGCAAATACAATGAGTCCATAGGTGTTTATGATGAAGCACTTGAGATAGAACCTGATAATGCTGCTTACTGGTATGGAAAAGGACTTGCCTATGACAAATTGGGTGATTTTCAGAATGCTATAACCGCTTATGACAGAGCTCTGGATTTTGCACCCGGGAATCTCAATGCGCATTATAACAAGGCACAGGATCTTGAGGCATTGGGTCAGTTTCAACTTGCAGTGCAGCAATATGATAAAATCCTCACGGTGGATCCATATGCAGTTGATGCCTGGTACAAGGTAGGAAAAGTCTATGAGCAGCTTGGGAATTATGACTCTGCCCTGAAAGCATATGGCCAGGTTCTCATTTATGAGCCTGAAAATGCAGATGCATGGAGCTGCAAGGGTAATGTCCTCAATAAAATGGGGAGATACGCAGAGGCTATAGAAGCTTATGATAAGGCATTGAAGCTTGGACCCGACAGTACGTCAGTAGAGTCATTTGGTTCCGGAGCCAATCTTTTTGGTGTGCCCATGGAAGTTTCCGTTTGTTACGGAAACACTCCTGAATTCGAGTCTGATTCTGCCTTGCTGTGGTTCAACAAAGGTCTTGCTTTCTACAAAATGGCGGATTATGAAAATGCAATCGAGGCGTTTGATAATGCAGGTGCCATTGAGCCGGATTTCCCAATGCTCTGGTATAAAATGGCCAATTCATACGATAGTCTTGAGCTATATGATGAAGCCGTTGGGTCATACGAGAAAGCTTTGAAGATCGATGATTCATGTGCAAGGGTTTACTATGACCTTGCTCTGGATTATGATCGGCTTGGCGAGTACAGTGACGCACAAAAAGCATATTTAAAGGCTGCAAAGCTGGAACCCAATTTCACATCAGCTCTTTACAACAGGGCTCTGGATCTGGATAATCTGGGAAAATATGATGATTCTGTTGAGGTTTATGAACAGGTACTCGAGTTACATCCTGAGTCTGTGGATGCATGGCTGCGGAAAGGCAATGCACTACATGAACTTGGAAGATATGATGAAGCTATAGTTTCCTATGAACAGGTGCTTCAGTTAAACCCAACCCACTCTGTTGCCAGATTCCAGTTAAATGTAAATCAGGACTTACTCGGGAACAAGAACGGTTCAGCTTCATATTACCCAACAACATCCACATTGTTCGGTGTAATGGATGATGACGTTTTCAGTTCGGACCTCTTCATATGGTATACTTCAAATCCGTTCTCAAATGACAACATCAATGATCTGGATGATGCTGAAATACTTGGTGATGTTATCAGTTATGACAGAGTCTGGGTTTCAAGGGGTTCTTCCTTTGAGAGTATGTCTATGCCAGAGCTTGCTATAGATTCTTATACGAAAGCTATACTTCTCAATCCTGATTCTGCAGAGGCCTGGACAAGTATGGCATCGTCTTATGATAAGCTTGGAAATTATGCGGATGCTGTTGCCTCTTATGAAAAGGCAGTACTGATAGACCCAGATAATTCAGAGGCCTGGTATAGCAAGGGTCTTTCACATTATAATAATGGAGACGATCAACTGGCAATTGAATCCTTTGAGAGGGTACTGCAAAAAGAACCTGCAAACTATAATGCTCTTTACTTTAAGGCTTCAGCTTACGATAATCTGGGAATGTACTCTGAGTCTCTCCGGTCTTATGAGGTCATACTGCAAAAAGATACCCAGAATACTGATGTATGGTACAAGGCTGGCTATGCTGCATACCAGCTTGGAACATATGACCGTTCGATCGATGCTTTCAACAATGTCCTGAAGTATGACCCTACAAACGTTACGGTTCTTAAATTACAGAGCAGTGCCGCCGATAATCTCGGAAGGTATGAAATGGCACTGAGTTTCTATGACAGGGTACTGGCCATTACTCCTGCAGATTCCATTGCAATGTTTGGACAAGCCTCAGTCTATGAGAATCTGGGAAGATATGAGGATGCGCTTGCGACTTATGATATCATCCTTGAACTTGAGCCTGGCAACACCAAGGCATTGAACAGCAAAGGTTTCACGTATTATCTGATGGGTGACCTTGCAAGTGCTTCATCAACATTTGAGATGGCAGCAAGCTCCGATCCAACCAGTGCTTCCGCATGGTATCACCTAGGAATGCTGTCGTATCTAAGGAGCAGTTATACCGGTTCCATCTATTATTACGACAAGGCGCTGGAACTTGACCCTTCATGCACCACTGCCTGGTATAACAAAGGTTTCATCCTCAATATCCTTGGAGATGTTGATGCTGCGGTGGAATGCTATGATAAGGTACTGGCAATCGATCCGAACTCGGCATCTGCCCTCTACAACAAACAGTTCGCATTGTACCGTATCGGTAAATCCGTCACAGCAGATGCAACAAAAGAGAAGCTGGATTCCATTGATCCGAGTTTTGCAGCTTCTCTCGATGACAGGGGTACTGAGTTCTTCCTTCCATCCAGCTATAGCGACACACTGGATTACAAGCTGCCCCAGAGATGGTACAACAGTACTGTTGAATGA
- a CDS encoding HAD family hydrolase: protein MLSSLIFDMDGVLVDSMAYHAQAWMQVSSEVGVNVTPADIYEIEGANHRLGLQWLFQKAGRDFEPEMYEKILQRKIEIFHSIANVKAFDGMEDCLSALKNKFRLAVVTGSEKATVESFMDQFFPGIFDVVVSGEDVHYGKPYPEPYLKAVEMLGIAKDECIVIENAPMGVESAKKAGLYCIGVPTYVSPAILSEADLVLENHAILQKYLYDILEGQHS, encoded by the coding sequence ATGTTAAGTTCCCTTATTTTTGACATGGACGGTGTACTTGTCGATTCCATGGCATATCATGCGCAGGCATGGATGCAGGTTTCCAGTGAAGTAGGTGTCAATGTTACGCCTGCTGATATCTATGAAATAGAAGGTGCCAATCACAGGCTTGGCCTGCAATGGCTTTTCCAGAAGGCAGGCAGGGATTTTGAACCGGAGATGTACGAAAAGATCCTGCAAAGGAAAATCGAGATATTCCATAGTATTGCCAATGTGAAAGCATTTGATGGCATGGAAGATTGTCTAAGTGCTCTTAAGAATAAATTCAGGCTGGCGGTTGTTACCGGTTCTGAAAAGGCTACAGTTGAATCATTTATGGATCAGTTCTTCCCGGGAATCTTTGATGTTGTGGTTTCAGGTGAAGACGTGCATTATGGAAAACCATATCCTGAACCTTATCTTAAAGCTGTTGAAATGCTGGGCATTGCAAAGGATGAGTGCATCGTTATAGAGAATGCACCCATGGGCGTTGAATCTGCAAAAAAGGCAGGTCTTTATTGCATAGGTGTGCCGACGTATGTTTCTCCTGCTATATTATCTGAGGCAGACCTTGTATTGGAGAACCACGCAATACTACAAAAGTACCTGTATGATATTCTTGAAGGGCAGCATTCGTAA
- a CDS encoding tetratricopeptide repeat protein: protein MGENTEADMKAMLADNMSSLKELFRETPSMEHLLQIVATYHGMEQTERGIGFAEAFIMQIEDEKDRLLQASMVLEMVDRNEEALTYLGEAEDKFPDDVQVKNHRGMLLNKLSEFEKALSIYEGLLESSPKSLESLSGKLIALTGLGRHGDVLKLYKTSIAITPSTVQDWHFKGVIDGILKDYFEAEKGASITDGQADKLSQSFNSIDHIIEGLGPEVRNFYMMGNFAGKEIYHEILENKG, encoded by the coding sequence ATGGGTGAAAATACTGAAGCCGATATGAAGGCCATGCTTGCAGACAACATGAGCAGTCTGAAGGAACTTTTCCGTGAGACTCCGAGTATGGAGCATCTTCTCCAGATAGTTGCTACCTATCACGGGATGGAGCAGACCGAACGAGGCATTGGTTTTGCCGAAGCTTTCATCATGCAGATAGAGGATGAAAAGGATCGGCTGTTACAGGCCTCCATGGTTCTGGAAATGGTAGATAGGAATGAAGAAGCACTTACCTATCTGGGTGAAGCTGAAGACAAGTTTCCTGATGATGTACAGGTGAAAAACCACCGTGGTATGCTTTTGAACAAATTGTCTGAATTCGAGAAAGCTCTTTCAATTTATGAAGGTCTGCTTGAGAGCAGTCCAAAATCACTCGAGTCACTTTCAGGTAAATTGATTGCATTGACCGGACTTGGAAGGCACGGTGATGTACTCAAATTGTATAAAACATCTATTGCTATAACTCCTTCAACAGTCCAGGACTGGCATTTCAAGGGAGTAATTGATGGAATTCTCAAAGATTATTTTGAGGCTGAAAAAGGGGCTTCCATTACGGATGGACAGGCTGACAAATTATCCCAGAGCTTTAACTCAATTGACCACATAATAGAAGGACTTGGGCCCGAAGTTCGTAATTTCTACATGATGGGTAATTTTGCAGGTAAAGAGATCTATCACGAAATACTGGAAAACAAAGGCTGA